A window of Exiguobacterium sp. FSL W8-0210 contains these coding sequences:
- a CDS encoding FecCD family ABC transporter permease, with amino-acid sequence MKDMRRILIVAVLVFFASFALLSVGSIQLSLSDLWQSFFGGKDAFIVQNYRLPRTVLAFLAGASFSLAGVILQSVIRNPLISPDVIGVTNGASLFAVLTIALVPDGPLLLTPIAAFIGAALVMLALMMLERGGNVSRSSFALLGIAVSAICASGTEYLLIKFPLQTNDSLVWLAGSLFGKGWQEMMILTPVLVVIGAIIFYRHRQLDVLSLSEEVSIGLGLPIQRTRHIFLALAVILAGVAVATVGAIAFIGLIAPHMARRLVGHKHLAVLPMALLLGGGLLVVADALGRGIHPPLEIPAGLITAIVGVPYFLYLLRRERTA; translated from the coding sequence ATGAAAGACATGCGTCGGATTTTGATTGTTGCGGTGCTCGTGTTCTTCGCGAGTTTTGCCTTACTGTCGGTCGGCTCGATTCAGTTATCGTTATCGGATCTATGGCAGTCGTTCTTTGGTGGAAAGGATGCCTTCATCGTTCAAAATTATCGTCTGCCGCGAACTGTCCTTGCTTTCTTAGCAGGTGCGAGTTTCTCACTTGCCGGAGTCATCTTACAAAGTGTCATCCGTAATCCATTGATTTCGCCTGACGTGATCGGTGTGACGAATGGTGCGTCACTGTTCGCCGTCTTAACGATTGCCCTCGTGCCGGATGGTCCGCTCTTGTTAACACCAATCGCTGCTTTCATCGGAGCAGCACTCGTCATGCTGGCATTGATGATGCTTGAGCGGGGCGGGAATGTCTCCCGCAGTTCGTTTGCGTTGCTTGGTATCGCGGTCAGCGCGATTTGTGCCTCCGGGACGGAATACTTGTTGATCAAGTTTCCACTTCAGACAAACGATTCACTCGTCTGGCTCGCTGGGAGTCTGTTCGGGAAAGGATGGCAAGAAATGATGATCTTAACGCCCGTGCTCGTCGTGATAGGTGCAATCATCTTCTATCGCCATCGTCAACTTGATGTCTTATCACTCAGCGAAGAAGTCAGTATCGGTCTCGGATTACCAATTCAGAGGACGCGGCACATCTTCTTGGCGCTCGCGGTCATTCTAGCTGGTGTTGCCGTCGCGACGGTCGGTGCGATTGCTTTCATCGGACTGATTGCGCCACATATGGCACGGCGTCTCGTTGGTCATAAGCATCTTGCTGTGTTGCCGATGGCGCTGTTGCTCGGCGGAGGGTTACTCGTCGTCGCGGATGCGCTCGGTCGAGGGATACATCCACCACTTGAAATACCAGCCGGATTGATCACAGCGATCGTCGGTGTGCCGTATTTCCTGTATCTTTTACGGAGAGAACGGACGGCATGA
- a CDS encoding IS3 family transposase (programmed frameshift), with protein MTKSKFSSDEKLRIIKMCEDRIDSIKSIASLFELSVTTLNRWRTKYRTGGSMALRNRTEWTRYPEELKMKAIRAVLDQKESLISATARFDISDRSLLAKWIERYTSHSTQGKPLKERSTMTKGRTTTFEERVQAVMDCIQNRKDYQSIMKTHRVSYQQIYSWVRKFEKDGIDALMDRRGRQKPVEELTDTDRLALDLKRLEKENERLRMEKRFLKKVRGDREEVTLSQIRLQDKYEAIQSSVEQFGYPIIALCHLAGVSRAAYYKWLRRIGIPQTRETENMKIIEEMNEIHLTVNGIYGYRRMTLNLKRRFGRNVNAKRVRRLMHVAGIHCVIRRKRPLYIRNRPQQTAENILNRDFNAAGPNQKWVTDVTELKYGASQKAYLSAILDLYDGSIRAFVLGHSNNNQLVFDTLEHALQGASGSRPLLHSDRGFQYTSHAFRHMTRVAGITQSMSRVGRCIDNGPMESFWGALKCESYYLHKFAEFDELRLAIQKYIYFYNEERYQQRLNGLAPLEYRAQAV; from the exons ATGACTAAATCTAAGTTTTCGTCAGATGAAAAACTACGAATTATTAAGATGTGTGAAGACCGAATCGACTCGATCAAATCGATTGCCTCGCTCTTCGAGCTTTCAGTCACCACCTTAAATAGATGGAGGACAAAATATCGTACGGGCGGCTCCATGGCACTTCGTAATCGAACAGAGTGGACGCGTTATCCGGAAGAACTGAAGATGAAGGCTATACGTGCAGTACTCGACCAAAAGGAATCGCTTATTAGCGCTACGGCACGGTTTGATATCTCGGATAGAAGCCTACTTGCGAAGTGGATAGAGAGGTATACTAGTCATAGTACTCAAGGGAAACCATTGAAGGAGCGATCCACTATGACTAAAGGTAGAACCACTACATTCGAAGAGCGTGTCCAGGCAGTCATGGACTGTATACAGAACAGAAAAGACTATCAAAGCATCATGAAGACCCATCGGGTCTCGTACCAACAAATTTATAGCTGGGTAAGAAAGTTCGAGAAGGACGGAATCGACGCACTGATGGACCGTCGCGGACGTCAGAAGCCAGTAGAAGAATTGACGGATACAGACCGTTTGGCGTTGGATCTGAAACGACTCGAGAAAGAAAATGAGCGTCTACGCATGGAGA AACGATTTCTTAAAAAAGTTAGAGGAGATCGAGAGGAGGTCACGTTAAGTCAAATTCGTCTTCAAGATAAATATGAAGCCATTCAATCATCGGTAGAGCAATTTGGTTACCCGATCATCGCCCTGTGTCACCTCGCTGGAGTCTCGCGCGCTGCCTACTACAAGTGGTTACGCCGGATTGGTATACCACAGACTCGTGAGACGGAGAACATGAAAATCATCGAAGAGATGAACGAGATCCACCTTACGGTGAACGGAATCTATGGCTACCGACGGATGACATTGAACCTGAAACGTCGTTTCGGAAGAAACGTCAACGCGAAGCGTGTCCGTCGCCTGATGCATGTCGCCGGTATTCATTGCGTCATACGCCGGAAACGTCCTTTGTATATTCGTAATCGCCCTCAACAGACTGCAGAGAACATTCTGAACCGTGATTTCAACGCCGCAGGACCGAACCAAAAATGGGTGACGGATGTCACGGAACTGAAGTATGGCGCCTCTCAGAAGGCGTATTTGAGCGCCATTCTGGACCTATATGATGGATCCATCCGTGCCTTCGTTCTTGGGCATTCCAATAATAATCAGCTTGTGTTCGATACTCTTGAACACGCCCTACAGGGCGCATCCGGAAGTCGTCCCTTGCTTCATAGTGATCGAGGATTTCAATATACTTCTCATGCGTTTCGTCATATGACACGCGTGGCAGGCATTACACAAAGTATGTCTCGGGTTGGAAGATGTATTGATAACGGACCGATGGAGTCCTTTTGGGGAGCGTTGAAGTGCGAAAGTTATTATCTACATAAGTTTGCGGAGTTCGACGAACTCCGACTCGCAATCCAGAAATATATTTACTTCTACAATGAAGAACGATATCAACAACGATTAAACGGCTTGGCTCCATTAGAATACAGAGCGCAAGCCGTTTAA
- a CDS encoding ATP-binding protein DrrA1-3 family domain-containing protein, with amino-acid sequence MDELREHHEKNITVHVKHAPLDNDIRQHLQTKLSTLAKDVNVHCEHDIANINSYLVSQQVNVYRLEVEEVSLEEIFLNLSSEIRSA; translated from the coding sequence ATGGATGAGTTGCGGGAACACCATGAGAAGAACATCACCGTTCATGTAAAACATGCACCGCTCGACAATGATATACGACAACATCTGCAGACCAAGTTGTCGACACTTGCGAAAGACGTCAACGTCCATTGTGAACACGATATTGCTAATATCAATAGCTACCTCGTCTCGCAACAGGTTAACGTCTATCGACTCGAAGTCGAGGAAGTATCCTTGGAAGAAATCTTCTTGAATCTAAGTTCAGAAATCCGCTCTGCATAA